The Octadecabacter arcticus 238 genome contains a region encoding:
- a CDS encoding DUF6444 domain-containing protein, which yields MDQVTALEQLLATALRRIAELEAALASMAQENADLRRQLAKNSSNSSKPPSSDGLKKPVPRSLRGKSGKKSGG from the coding sequence ATGGACCAAGTTACTGCTCTTGAACAACTCCTCGCCACGGCTCTGCGCAGGATCGCCGAGTTGGAAGCCGCGTTGGCGAGCATGGCGCAAGAGAATGCGGATCTGCGGCGTCAGTTGGCCAAGAACAGCAGTAATAGCAGCAAGCCGCCTTCGAGTGATGGGTTGAAGAAGCCGGTACCGCGTAGCCTGCGTGGTAAGTCCGGTAAGAAAAGTGGTGGTTAA
- a CDS encoding DUF192 domain-containing protein has translation MGKRCSASFITSTIIAWTAAVFGFAGAAFAACSQDTVSVRGDFGSAQFTVEVADSSAERSRGLMFVEQMATTHGMLFVYGHPQSVSFWMRNTLIPLDMVFVDDTGVIRNIHSMAQPLDEIPIFGGTDIQFVLEINGGLADRLGMDVGDQMQHISFGNAAIWPCETN, from the coding sequence ATGGGAAAGCGCTGTTCCGCGTCCTTTATAACGTCGACTATCATAGCATGGACAGCCGCAGTATTCGGCTTTGCTGGTGCTGCGTTTGCGGCGTGTTCGCAAGACACGGTGTCTGTGCGCGGTGATTTCGGATCGGCGCAGTTTACGGTTGAAGTTGCCGATTCAAGTGCAGAGCGGTCCCGTGGTCTGATGTTCGTGGAACAGATGGCAACGACGCATGGTATGTTGTTTGTCTATGGCCACCCACAGAGCGTCAGTTTCTGGATGCGCAACACACTTATCCCGCTTGATATGGTTTTTGTCGATGACACGGGCGTGATCCGTAACATCCATTCCATGGCGCAACCCCTCGATGAGATACCGATATTTGGCGGCACGGACATCCAGTTTGTGCTTGAGATCAATGGCGGGCTGGCCGATCGGCTCGGCATGGACGTCGGAGATCAGATGCAGCACATCAGTTTTGGCAACGCTGCTATTTGGCCGTGTGAAACCAACTGA
- a CDS encoding cold-shock protein, translating into MNDITTEGYVMKGHVKWFDAGKGFGFILAQEGGADILLHANVLRNFGQSSVADDTGIEVLVAETERGLQAIEVLSIEQNLAPPGSGLADFAEFDPADIAAVPIEPARVKWFDKGKGFGFANVFGDDADIFVHVEVLRLAGLADLFPGEAIALRAMEGKRGLMAAEVLPWESAVPRPL; encoded by the coding sequence ATGAACGATATTACAACCGAAGGCTACGTCATGAAGGGCCACGTCAAGTGGTTTGACGCAGGCAAAGGGTTTGGTTTCATCCTTGCCCAAGAGGGTGGCGCGGATATTTTGCTGCACGCCAATGTCCTGCGAAACTTTGGACAAAGTTCCGTCGCTGACGACACTGGCATCGAAGTGTTGGTTGCCGAAACAGAGCGCGGCCTGCAGGCGATTGAAGTTTTATCCATTGAACAAAATCTAGCACCACCCGGATCAGGGCTTGCTGACTTTGCCGAATTTGATCCCGCAGACATCGCCGCCGTCCCGATTGAACCTGCACGGGTTAAATGGTTCGACAAAGGCAAAGGGTTCGGATTTGCGAATGTGTTTGGCGATGACGCTGACATTTTTGTGCATGTCGAAGTCTTGCGCCTTGCGGGTCTTGCTGATCTGTTTCCTGGCGAGGCCATTGCGCTGCGGGCCATGGAAGGCAAACGCGGGCTTATGGCTGCTGAGGTATTGCCATGGGAAAGCGCTGTTCCGCGTCCTTTATAA
- the pdxH gene encoding pyridoxamine 5'-phosphate oxidase, giving the protein MADRSGLFAGDNPFDIVRAWLAEAQEVEPNDPNAVALSTVDGDGMPNARIVLLKDVEDDGFVFFTNYGSTKGQELDQSGKAAFVMHWKSLRRQIRVRGTVTREDGPQADSYFQSRNSQSRLGAWASQQSRPLASRDALVAQVEQAATEHGPDPIRPPFWGGFRICPVEIEFWADGASRLHDRFRWSRQGRVKLWEINRLYP; this is encoded by the coding sequence ATGGCAGACCGCAGCGGACTATTTGCAGGCGATAATCCCTTTGACATCGTGCGAGCTTGGTTGGCCGAGGCGCAAGAAGTAGAGCCCAACGATCCTAATGCCGTGGCCTTGTCCACGGTTGACGGTGACGGCATGCCGAATGCGCGGATTGTTCTGCTAAAGGATGTTGAAGACGACGGGTTCGTCTTTTTCACCAATTACGGCAGTACCAAAGGCCAAGAGTTGGATCAGTCCGGCAAAGCCGCGTTTGTTATGCATTGGAAATCCCTGCGACGTCAGATCCGTGTGCGCGGCACCGTCACGCGGGAAGACGGCCCGCAGGCGGATTCCTATTTCCAGTCGCGCAATTCCCAAAGCCGCCTTGGGGCTTGGGCGTCCCAGCAATCGCGTCCACTCGCCTCGCGTGATGCGCTGGTTGCACAGGTTGAACAGGCGGCAACAGAACACGGGCCAGATCCGATTCGACCGCCATTTTGGGGTGGTTTCCGTATCTGTCCGGTTGAAATTGAATTCTGGGCCGACGGCGCATCTAGGTTGCATGATCGGTTCAGGTGGTCGCGACAAGGGCGAGTAAAGCTTTGGGAAATAAACCGATTATACCCATAA
- the fabI gene encoding enoyl-ACP reductase FabI, whose amino-acid sequence MPSNLMQGKRGLIMGLANEKSIAWGIAKALGDAGADLAFSYQGDALKKRVVPLAASLGSDFVLPCDVGDEASIDALFDGLKTRWDNFDFVVHAIGFSDKNELRGRYVDTSRANFMMTMDISVYSFTAVMQRAEKMMNKGGSAITLTYYGAERIMPHYNVMGIAKAALESSVRYMAEDLGKDGIRVNAISAGPIRTLAASGIGDFRYILKWNEYNSPLRKNVTIDEVGGSALYLLSDLSSGVTGEVHHVDAGYHVVGMKAVDAPDMSPNKD is encoded by the coding sequence ATGCCATCCAATTTGATGCAGGGGAAACGCGGCCTTATTATGGGTCTCGCCAACGAAAAATCCATCGCTTGGGGTATCGCTAAGGCCCTCGGCGATGCGGGTGCAGACCTTGCTTTTTCATATCAGGGGGACGCGCTGAAGAAACGGGTCGTCCCACTGGCCGCCTCCCTTGGGTCAGATTTCGTTCTGCCTTGTGATGTTGGCGACGAAGCCTCGATCGATGCCCTGTTTGATGGCTTGAAGACGCGTTGGGACAACTTTGACTTCGTTGTCCATGCCATTGGATTTTCTGATAAAAATGAACTTCGTGGTCGTTACGTTGATACCAGCCGCGCCAATTTTATGATGACGATGGATATTTCGGTGTATTCGTTCACGGCCGTTATGCAGCGCGCCGAAAAGATGATGAACAAAGGTGGGTCTGCCATAACCCTTACCTATTACGGCGCTGAACGCATCATGCCGCATTATAATGTCATGGGGATCGCCAAGGCAGCGTTGGAATCCTCGGTACGTTATATGGCCGAAGACCTTGGCAAGGACGGCATCCGGGTGAACGCCATTTCGGCAGGGCCGATCAGAACGCTTGCGGCCTCGGGAATTGGCGATTTCCGCTACATCCTGAAATGGAACGAATACAACTCCCCCCTGCGCAAAAACGTCACCATCGACGAGGTTGGCGGTTCGGCCCTTTATCTGCTGTCTGACCTCAGTTCAGGCGTCACCGGTGAAGTCCATCACGTTGACGCTGGCTACCACGTTGTTGGCATGAAGGCCGTCGATGCCCCCGATATGTCCCCGAATAAAGACTAA
- the gpt gene encoding xanthine phosphoribosyltransferase — translation MTAKDESRLPHEKGFHISWDQIHRDSRALAWRLDGKGPDDGAWKAVVAITRGGMAPAMIVARELDIRTVDTISVISYYSGGGAADQRREARVLKSPDATMMGDGTGILVIDDLVDSGKTLELVRAQYPKAHFATVYAKPEGEPQVDTFITGVSQDTWIFFPWDMALQYVEPYRGKD, via the coding sequence ATGACCGCCAAAGACGAAAGCCGCCTGCCCCACGAAAAAGGTTTCCATATTTCATGGGATCAAATCCACCGCGACAGCCGCGCGCTTGCATGGCGCCTTGACGGTAAAGGTCCTGATGATGGGGCGTGGAAAGCCGTTGTTGCGATCACCCGTGGTGGCATGGCGCCTGCGATGATCGTGGCGCGCGAACTCGACATTCGCACGGTCGATACAATTTCGGTCATCTCGTATTATTCCGGTGGCGGGGCAGCCGATCAACGACGCGAAGCCCGCGTGCTGAAATCCCCCGATGCCACGATGATGGGCGACGGAACTGGTATTCTTGTCATTGATGATTTGGTCGACAGCGGCAAAACCCTTGAACTGGTGCGCGCGCAATATCCAAAAGCACATTTCGCGACTGTCTATGCCAAACCCGAAGGTGAACCGCAGGTCGATACGTTCATCACCGGCGTGTCCCAAGACACATGGATTTTCTTCCCGTGGGACATGGCGCTGCAATACGTCGAACCGTATCGCGGCAAAGATTAG